In Melanotaenia boesemani isolate fMelBoe1 chromosome 5, fMelBoe1.pri, whole genome shotgun sequence, the DNA window GGGCCGATAGTATCGTGCACCACTACCAGTGTATTATTGTGAACGTACTGTTGGAGTTCTTAatgctgctcttttttttttttctttttttatgaagaTTTGCTCAACTAAACAAGAGTAAATGTGAGCTGGAACTGGAGTTGGCTAAATATAGGGAGGCAAACCTTTCTCTGCAACAAAGCCTAGATGAGGTGCTTAAACAACTCTTTTCACAAAGTGAGTATTATCTGTTCATAATTGCACATGAATAACTAATagcagtatttttcttttgacagttttttttttttatatgtgcttATAGGATATATATATCCTTTTGAACCACTACAAAAAACCTCTGCAATAacataaaggggaaaaaaatactaaaaaggGTTAGGCCATAGGGGTCTCTACATACAGTATTAAATATAGCAAAGTAGGGGCATTTTATAAGACATTGCTGAATATGCAAAAAATGAACTTTCATTAATAACTTTGCAACAGTGTTAACTTTCATAGGTCATGTACGCTTGAACTTCATTCATGTTGACTGAGGTGAGGTGAATGAAGAATTTGAAATGACTAAAACAGGTGGGCAACATTTCCTTTGGAGGGCCAGGTTGACTTGAAATAGCAGGTTAAGGGCCACACATTCTACATTTGAATTGAAAGATGATATACATGACATggtaccaaataaaaaaatatcatgtactatttctaaacaaaaacattctcaTGTACATGAATACATTCATGCATTTTGGCCATGTACGGGCTAAAACAGGGGTCTCAAACTCAAATAAAGCGTGGaccaaaatgttaaaattagtACAATTCGACGGCCGGACACGTTCTTTATTTAGAACTTATTGAAATAACCTCTTTGCACATATTGACACTTGTGCCTCCAGTCATATCAGTCAGCAAGAAGTTACATAGGAAGACCTGACAGTATGTGCCAGTTATGCAGCAGTTCGATGACAGACAGTCGGACGACAGACAGTCGGACGACAGACAGGAACGCGTGCGCATCTCCCGTAACTGCAGCGCTGCTAAAAACAAATcgaatacattttttaaaagtacgCTTTTCTACTCTCCAGCTATTTCACCTGCAGCTGTCAAGAGCTCTGCGGTTCCTCTCTTCAGTCTAACGTTCAGCTGCATTCGGGCTTCGTGGTACATgatggcacaaaaaaaaaaacattttcaatcatCTTCTCAATTAACAACAGGGGATCAGGTTGCTGGAGCTGATGAATGAGTGGGACAAGGACTGGCGCATGCGTGCGCCACGCAGTGCGTTGTGGAATTTATTGTAGATTCACAGTATATTAGTGATTGGTGCGACATACCACTAGGCCAGTTATAATTATAATTGAATATTATCATGCAGGTCGAGGATTATTCCATTGCGGGCCAGTTATGAGGACAAAAGGGTGCAGTTACCTCTTCTAATAAATCAACAGAAATCATCACATCAATAATTAACTGTATATTCCTGACCCTTTTTAAGTGACAGATTAAATATTCATGATTACCTGTATGTTGGAAATTTACTACAatcaacttgtgtttttatcatgttatGCCAAAATGTATACCACAGGACCTGTTATAATGGCGATATTGCTATAGACTTTAAATTCTTGTTGCTGACAGCTATTTATTGTAATATTAACAAATTTCTACTGTCACTGTTTGTGTTACATGTTAACACTCTGTGGACAAAGGGTCAATGATGTCTCAGGTCTCTGAGCCTGTCACCAAGTCCACAACTTTAGCCACCAGCCCCAATTCAGAGAGTGAACCTCTTCAGCTGCCGAACACCCCAAGGGTATTGGAAAAGAAGGATGGGAAggtacatgtttgtttgttttcccttcCCTCGTAAGCTTTCAAGTAATGGTTTGGGATTGCTTCTAATTTGACATGTCTTCACTATATGAATGGATGGCATGTACTATTGGTGTTCTAGAATgcgccactagatggcagcacattgtagtagctctgtctTAGCTATCgtgattttttaaatacaggcGTCTTTAATAGACTTCAGCTGTCAAATTAGGATTTTACAAAGAGGATTTTCATGTCGGTTCGGAGGCTGTACTACACGGGAGAGTTTTCTGGATATTTTAGGCTCTTTTTGGCTCTTTCAAAATCTTGTTATGatgagtttccatggcaacagaagaCTTCTTTACCAGcaggatcaactgataaaactcccaaatcaagattatcagtgagaTAATCAAATCTTGATggtctggacagagctaatGAACTGTACATGTTCAttagaatttttcatttttttttttatttttttaaagggactTAAGGCGACTTTGAGTCCGTGCTGCCGGGACAGGCGCTGTGGGTAACTGCAGCCACCAGCGAAGCGACATGGGAGCGTGCACAAACACTTTACAGCCTGTCCGGACATATTCTTTTTAAGACTCACAAGATGCCGCTGATaaagtcttctttttcttcGTGGTGCCACTTTTTTGTGGGCTTAGAGTGGATGCAGGTCGTTTGCTGGCTGCAGAAGCATCCATAAATATCCCTTCAGTGTTTGAATCCGAGTCTGCGGCGGCCATGTTCTTCCTGTTCAAGAGCTGTCGGCAACGAGCATACAGCGTCAGTTTACGTCACATCCCCACGACTGTGCGGGAAATTCGGAAGCTGAACGGCAGCGCAATATGTAGCACATAGCCTGTTCAAGGCAACAGACAGATACGCGGATGACCTCGTTATGTtgggtttttaatgtttcaccaCCCACTTTCTTGATATTTTACATGCAGCCGGAGATATGGGGAGGTTTTCATTCTGCATCGATTCCATTACAGTGATGTTGAACGGTGCACATTCAAAAAGGTCTATAAAAGTCCACAAAAACTTGGCAATATTCCTCCATATTGCTGGTCCATGTAATCCAAGTGTCCTGAGTGGGTAGCATCCATAATTTACtcaaaacaacataatttaGTATATTTTTATGAGCTAAAATGCAGCACATTGCATTTCCCCATTGCGCATACATGAGACTAAGGAAGCTGGGGGGGTTGCGCGTTCCAGTCTGCCACGGCTTCCCTAGTATCTTGAACTCTCATCCAGGAAATACAATATTTTAGGGTTTAGGGTCTAAAAATATACTATATGATATCGTTTCCACTAAATTGTGGACCTTTTTGCCTGGGCACAGTTCAACATCACTGTAACGGAATTGATGGAGAACGAAAACCTCCCCATATCTCCGGCTGCATGATAAATATCAAAAAAGTGTTCCAGAGTGTTAATCAGCATGGGGGTGACTAGAAAATGAAGCATCATTCTGAGGGTGGAGTATTCCTTTAAGTTTGGGgtctttctctccatcttcaTCTATTTCTTTCTCCCTGCATCTCCTTACAATATGATGTAAAGGTTCAGGATTGCTGTCTTCCGTAGTGCAAGCAGTTGGAAAATGTTATGAATATAagatcatttaaattaataGAGATTTACAACAATGTCAATAACCAATAGCACTCCCAACTGTTACTGCATTTCTGTAATATTTagcaaaataaatgtgtaaatactACTTTTTCAGATTCATATTGGAAATGAGGTTTGGCTGCGAGAGGAAGTCTGGAACAAGATCCAAGCCACAAGAAAAGACTCGTTGTACGTCAAAGAGTTAGCAGTGGCCATCTGGGGGAGCAGTGAACTAAAACAATGGAGTGTGTCAGGAAAGGAATGCCCCACCAAAAACACTGAGGCAAAGCCTCCCTTGACCCCAGACAGGCTGGGAACCCTCAAAGGTATACAGTACAACTCCTTAcacaaatgtcattttaaaggaGCTAGATACTAAATTCTGCCTCAAGTTTCAGGAAATATACTGAAATATAGCATGGACAGTGACATCACAAGCCAGACCATGCTTTCAAATTAGTTTGTATGACCCCCTATCTTCGGAACCGTTGGACCCAcctcctttttaaaatgacacagcAAGTGAAGAGCAGCTGggtacatttttatatttagccCTGACCTAGCTAACATTACAGACAAATGTGTGGCTCAGCTACTGTCATAAGCTTAAGTTACAGTGCCGTATGAAAGTTTACATACACTCCCATTAAAGAAAAGGCTAAATTCATAATGGTTATTcaaataacaagaaaatgaaaaaaggaatgataaataaaaataatgatgcaCGATAAGTAAACTTCCACCGATACCGATAACAATGTGTTCATTTGATGTAAATAATAGCAAAAAGCACAATTTCATTCAGACAACAAGGTGCATCCCTTGAAAACTGTTGAACAGACTGATGGTTTAATCTGCAAAGGTCTTCATGGAGTCTAGTTGCTtttgaaatacaaaatatttaaatcatttaatataTCTTTATTGCTGTATGCAAGCAGGTGCATTCCTGTGCATGCAGCATTGCTTACTGCAgcggttcccaaactttttctgttgGGTCACCCTTTCATCGACATCAATGAAGTCAAGCCTCCCCATCACAACAAATGCTCCCTATGCATACACAGGAGCGTATGAAGAAAAGTGCCATGAAGCTAGGGGTGTGAATCTAGCAGCAACTCACGTTTCAATTCGATTCCGATTCTTGGGGGAGCAATTCGATTCTGTATCAATTATCGATTCAAACCGATCTTAATTCGCATTCAATCCTCTTTAGTAACAAAACCTGCTGATTAACTCCATTCCTCTATAAGCCAGAAACAGTTCTGAGGAATTGTTTAATTAGTTGAAAGAAAACTGATCATTTTCttcaaaaaacaatttaaacctAGCTAACATGACAATTTTAACATGTCTTTGTCACTTAGCAGCAGCTTTGAAAGTAGTCAAGCTAATAATTTTtagccttttaaaaaaatccattctTGGAAATTTTGAAACGATTCTAAATCTTGATGAACAAAAATCTTGATTCcgattaaaaactatttttttcacCACCCCTACATGAAGCAGTCTTTTATTTATCAGCTGATACTTTGTTAACTTTTGTTCAAAACCATGTCAGAGTCAAAGGGAATACTAATTCTACTGCTATagtgttttaaaccaggaagcTGAGTTAAGCTTTCAGTAAAAACGTCTCTGCCACGACAGCTGAggagtttatttctaaagtgaTCAGCATCTTTTCTATGGATGAAAAACCCCAAAGTGGATTAAAACCCACACAACCCACTGTGGTCTTTCTTTattacccaccattgaccaGAACCATCACCTGATCAAGCTCAGGGACAGATATGCATCTTgatagtttattatttttatttatctctttttttttggtaattgaAATCACTGCTGTTGTTCTATAATGGTTTTGCCTGTTAGTAGgcctactgtaaaaaaaatgtgtccatgttttgctagcaaaACAGCTGTTTTGCCAGGTTATTCAACTCCCTTCCTTGACATATGTCTGGGTCCCCCTAGGGGTCCcgacccccagtttgggaaccactggcttACTGCATGTTACAAAGTTGAAGGGGGGGCACGAGAACAAGAAGAGAGTTCTttgagtatgtaacaagcttaaaGCCCAGCAGTGAATAGATGCCGAATAAAGTTCCTTTAAACCTATTTAACATTGTGTGTAGTCAAGGTGAAATTACAGTGCATGCTTAGAACAAGCAGtagattttactttttctattcCAGGCCAATAATTAAtcaatttttattctttttttaagattgtTTCTATCGCTGGTTGAGGGCCCAGGATCTGGAGAAGGCAGAGGTGGACAGGAGATCGAAGCTGGTGGGCTTCTTTATCTCCCAGAAAATTCAAGACTTGAACaagaaggacaaaaaaaacttggaaaaatgaaatgaaaattgatGGAAAGCTTTTATCAAACtgcatttgtcatttatttaaataagggTTTTGGGTTTCATTTCacttaaggttttatttttattgtgtttatgcTTTAAAATAGACTTTTAATAGCCTTTTTATAGTACATTTTCATGACCAGTTTAAGCAGATTTCCAATTCAGTTATCTGTTCTGGTAAACTTTTACGGTGAAAATTACTTAGTAAATGTTGACATGTTGGCAGTAAATGTGAAACTCACCGTCATTATTGAATggatttgtttaataaatatgtCATTGACATTGTCTTGTGCTGTTTAAAACATGCCATATTCAGTATACCACCTTAAACCTAtataaagcagcaaaaacatGAGTGTAGATTTCCCCCTCCAGCTTGACCAGCTAAAACCATCAGTATCCAGCTTGACCAGCTAAAACCATCAGTATCCAGCTTGACCAGCTAAAACCATCAGTATCCAGCTTGACCAGctaaaatgtgtccaaaacaCACCCTAGACCAGCTATACCAGCAAGAGTACTTAGACCAGCTGAAATTAAGCTGGTGACCAGCTTGACCAGCTTAGGATGGTCAAGCTGTTTTTTTCAGTAGGGAAGATACTTAAATATTCTCCCAAATGGAATTATATTGACCATGTATGTTGTTACACATCTGGTGACAGCTATATTATCATAATTACACCTTGTAGAGTAGCGTGAATGGCAGATGACTGTCGCAATTCAAGCGACAAAGAGAAACCCACCCACTGTCTCAACGGTGAGTGAAACTCTGTGAGAACTGATAGGTTACCTGTAAAACAACTATATGTTGAAGAGTATGACGGGTGAGAAGTAGCAGTTAGAAACGTTGCTAAAGTGCTATGATGGCTGCTCAATGCCATGCCATGGTGCTAATGTTGCTAATTTTAGCCTAGCTAAGGTCATGGGCACCTGGTGCTACACGCACAGccatgttttgtaaaaaaaaaagtttccaatTTGTTTCCAATTGATTTACAAAAGGCACTATTTTCCCTTATTGATGTTTATTGTCTGTGGAAGAAACAAGTGTTGATGTGTCTTTCTACTGTGTGTCTGTCATGGTAATTAGGGGGTCAATTTTTAGTGCATTCCCTCACTGTTACCGGTGCAGGGAGGGATGATAAAGCATACAGAACCTTATTAGCACCTTTAAATCACCATGGATGTTCCTCTATTGCTGCAAATTGttctttattgtattttatttgtaaagtgaGTTGCCACTAGCTTAAGTAGTGATATCCTTATACTTGAAACCCTTGGGAAAAGCACCTTAAGGTATATTTATAGTTCACTACTATAAATGCTTTGGATCTGATGATTGATATATTTTGTTGTACAACTTAACTTCTTGAACATAAATTGAACCAGTTGATATAAAGTGGAATGATATTGACTGGTGATAATGCATGAAATCGACAGAATTTGAGTGTAATGAGCTTTTGGACCTCCTCTGGCCAAACCATaggtcaggttttttttctacCGGCGATGATCACGGACCAGAAGTTACGCCCGACCCGGATCTGAGAAACATCCGCCTGGATCTGCAGTGGATATTAGTGTTCCAACCTCCAGAAGGATTCCCAGTGTGAACTGGGTGGCGAGCCAACCGACCCACGAGCACAAGTGTGTATGTGCTGTCCCACTCCCCCTCACTCACAGATTGTGCGGTAGGATCGACTTGCACTGGCATATCACTGGACGCAGGAATCGGTACTGACACTGATAAAATACTGATTTGAACAGAAAGGGCCCCAACGAGCAATAAGACTGGTTGTGAAccaggttttcttttaattttcttaagaAAACTGCcagctttattattttgtttattttcatacattGTTTAAACCAAAGTGTTCCATTGTTGTTACTGTGTTCTGTTGAAACAAGTGACCACAACAAACCCCAGTTATTGTTGTCTGTCAATATTGAGGTCAAACCACTGGTTCTTAAGGGCTTGGCATCTTCTGATACTGGTCCACTTATTATCACAGATCTATTGCCTGTCACTCTATTATCGTACCATAATAAGGGTTACATTAGCACTTCTAAGCACATCTAAATAAAGCactgttttaacatgtttgccaaaataaagaaagataacTATAAGGTGCCATTAATCTCAGCTCCA includes these proteins:
- the LOC121639896 gene encoding BEN domain-containing protein 5-like, with protein sequence MEEGLVAVEKNPEAVRERSDLKKKAKTIQAAEGNEKRKSLMRILEEKKAMKKTSPLLANEQKRKREETPPDSFSDSDEDGGGVVPQRIYDELKLKYHQMQRKMQDLKQDAANSKEKFAQLNKSKCELELELAKYREANLSLQQSLDEVLKQLFSQRSMMSQVSEPVTKSTTLATSPNSESEPLQLPNTPRVLEKKDGKIHIGNEVWLREEVWNKIQATRKDSLYVKELAVAIWGSSELKQWSVSGKECPTKNTEAKPPLTPDRLGTLKDCFYRWLRAQDLEKAEVDRRSKLVGFFISQKIQDLNKKDKKNLEK